In one window of Gossypium arboreum isolate Shixiya-1 chromosome 4, ASM2569848v2, whole genome shotgun sequence DNA:
- the LOC108459878 gene encoding vacuolar cation/proton exchanger 3-like translates to MGSLQEPWVLENVDSKGSVRHGKTAINMSSSLLRTKSDLPLGSRVRCPMLRHFLANLHEVVLGTKLSVIFPVIPLAFVAHFYGFGRPWVFALSLLGVSALAERISFLTEQIAYYIGPTVGGLVNATCGNATELIIAIFALRQNKIDMVKYSLLGSVLSNLLLVLGTSLFCGGIAHLRKGQKFNRRQAEVNCILLLLALLCHSLPLLFRMSGASAADTADPILQLSRASSVVMLIAYITYLVFQLFTHSQFFEAREEPKDEEDGALEQGGGEGKEEGEEAVIGFWSAFVWLVGLTSLISLLSEYLVETIEDASYSWGISVSFNSMILLPIVGNAAEHAGAIVFAFKDKLDISLGVALGSATQISMFAVPLCVIAAWIMGIDMDLNFNLLETGCLALSIVAVAFTLQDGNSHYLKGLILILLYSVIGACFFVSKTPLTT, encoded by the exons ATGGGATCGTTGCAAGAGCCATGGGTATTGGAGAATGTAGATTCGAAGGGTTCGGTCCGCCATGGCAAGACTGCAATTAACATGTCGTCGTCGTTGTTGCGGACAAAGTCGGACCTGCCGCTTGGTTCCAGGGTCCGATGTCCAATGCTTAGGCACTTCCTCGCCAATCTTCATGAGGTCGTTCTAGGGACTAAACTCTCTGTTATCTTTCCTGTTATTCCACTCGCCTTTGTTGCTCACTTCTATGGGTTTGGAAGA CCTTGGGTTTTTGCATTAAGTTTACTCGGAGTTTCAGCATTGGCTGAACGAATCAGCTTCCTCACCGA GCAAATTGCTTATTACATCGGCCCAACAG TGGGAGGGTTGGTGAATGCAACCTGTGGCAATGCTACTGAGCTGATCATAGCCATTTTTGCACTAAGGCAAAATAAAATAGATATGGTAAAGTATTCCCTGCTGGGTTCAGTCCTATCAAACTTGCTTTTGGTTCTTGGGACCTCTCTCTTTTGTGGCGGTATTGCTCACCTCAGAAAGGGACAAAAATTCAACAGA AGACAAGCCGAAGTGAACTGTATCCTACTGCTGCTTGCATTACTGTGCCATTCGCTGCCATTGTTGTTCCGAATGAGTGGGGCATCCGCCGCTGACACAGCCGACCCAATACTGCAGTTGTCGAGAGCCAGCAGCGTTGTTATGTTGATTGCTTACATTACATACCTGGTCTTCCAACTATTCACACACAGTCAATTCTTTGAAGCTCGAGAG GAACCAAAAGATGAAGAAGATGGAGCATTGGaacaaggaggaggagaaggaaaGGAGGAAGGAGAAGAAGCAGTTATTGGATTTTGGAGTGCATTTGTATGGCTAGTTGGACTCACTTCTCTCATCTCTCTGCTATCTGAATATCTTGTAGAAACAATTGAG GATGCCTCGTATTCATGGGGAATCTCTGTTAGCTTTAACAGTATGATTTTGCTACCCATTGTTGGAAATGCAGCAGAACATGCAGGAGCCATCGTTTTTGCTTTTAAAGACAAACTG GATATTTCTCTAGGTGTTGCATTAGGATCTGCAACTCAGATTTCCATGTTTGCAGTACCACTCTGCGTGATTGCAGCTTGGATTATGGGTATTGACATGGATCTTAACTTCAATCTCCTTGAAACTGGCTGTCTCGCCCTGTCAATTGTTGCTGTTGCCTTCACTTTACAA GATGGTAATTCTCACTACCTCAAAGGACTGATTCTTATACTGCTCTACAGTGTTATTGGAGCTTGCTTTTTTGTATCCAAAACACCTCTAA CAACTTGA